TTggacaattattttaaaatttaacacccttttaaaaagggttctctattttatcaaaatatgtatttcaccTTGGGTGATTTTTTGAGCAACATGGGTTGgctggatttaaaaaaaaggggggagtTGATGGATAGCTGCCAATAAAAAACACCAGGTGAccagaaaatatgttttaaagctAATCACAACACATAAAAGGCCATGTCCATATATGGCATTTCTTTTCTTTGCCCTTCCTACACCAACTTCCTAACAGGTCAAAGTATTTCACTGTACAAGCTAACCTCTGTGTCAGAATGCACAGCTTATACCCAGTATGACTCACTCGTAATAAAAGTGTGCACTTAATATTCCAAGTCGGGCAATATTCAGATATTAAATGCATTACATAATACCAGAAAATGCACATAAAGCAACTTGATAGATACAAATGCAGAATCCAAGATGTTTAACAGTTTAAGGATCAATATGAATTATAGTTGTGCAATCAGGTGTATCAAAAGTAAAGCTGTATTTACCTGTGTATTAAAATCAACGATAGCATGGCATTTACCTGTTTACGAGTCTTGTTGGGCCTTTTCATCAGCAAACAAAGAATACAAACAGGCCATCATCAAGCTAGTTTCCACATTCAAATGTGTGCAGTCGACATTCCACATTTAACTTCCAGGCAAAACATGCTGCATCATGCAAAAGTGGCCCAAACATTGATTTCAACACACAGATCTTGCATTACCAGCCACCTcctcctaccccccccccccccttccttacaaaatattgtttgccatacattttattaaaatttttagaggCAGTCTTCACTGCCATTTAAAATATGAGGCATTAAAGCCAATTTCCCACACCACTTCTTGTCATTTATCCTGATGAGTTCACTATTTCCTTAACATTGACAGCTGCTATTTTTGCCTATATAAAACATGTGGAAGTTATAcatcacatatacatgtactacccTTCAATTGTTCCTTGTGCACACACACTGGGTCAAGCCCTGCTTTGTTGAGTACAATGTTGCAAGAACACAAAACAAGAATCAAAGGTTATgtttaatgtataaatataataacataAAGTGTATATAAAGGTTTGGTCCCCGTCAACAAGTGTTAACTAAATGTCTCCACTGGTTCCGGCCTGAATTGGTCCCGCACGCGCTATGTGGAGAATCAGGAATGTTGCGCAGCATGTGCCCACGTTTTATGCTTCCTCTTTTTTGCCGTGTTTGAGGATTCTTGTAAATTCTACGTAATCGAACATTCCATTCTTTAAAGGTGCCTCACGAAACATTTCATCAACCTAGAAATCAAGCAAGAATTGAGAGTGGATTCAGACTGACCAACAGGCCAATTTATTTGTTTACTATCAGGGAACAATTTACATCAagctttgaatttttattaagatcTGGACGAAGTTATAAAGTTTACCTCATCTTCAGTAAAACGATCTCCCATGGTCATTAGTAAGTCCCGTAGTCTGTCTTCATTAATGTAaccttcaaaacaaaattaaaatttcaaacaaacgcAAAAGCTGAAATATCACAGTAAGAACTTCAAGTTTTTCTCCAAATTCAATATCAAAGTAAATGATGTGACGTTATAACgtttacaaaaattgaaaacttaCATTCTATACACAGAGCAAACATACATCATATTGAGTCAAGAACATAACAAAAGATTACCTGATGCGTCTTCATCAAAACAGGCAAATGCATTCTTAATGACATCTTCAGGGTCTGTGCCGTTTAATTTCTCTCCAAACATTGTCAAAAACATGGTAAAGTTGATTGGGCCTGGGGCACAGTTCATCATCTCGTCCAGGTATTGGTCTGTTGGATTTTTTCCTGTTCAAATTGAATTCACATCTTTATTAAATAAACCAATGTGTTGAAATTAAAAGCCAATAATTCCTGACAACAAACTTTACAGTACAGGTTTAATGTTTTTGTCAATAATGTGTGTCCATTTTACCagtaattcaaatatataagtCACCATCACACAGAATGACATGGGTGTAACTGCTAAAGATTCAAATACTATGCAGGTAAAACTGcttctttttaaatttggtagaataaacaaaatgttcatGATTCTGCGGTGAAATTTGACGCTATATAACTCAGTGTAGCACTAGTTCATCTGTACCTAATGAAGCGAGCATATCAGCTAAATCCTCCTTGTCAATGAAACCGTCTCTGTTTTGGTCAATCATGTTAAACGCTTCCTTAAACTCCTGAATCTGGGCCTGGTCAAACATGGCGAACACATTGGAAGTGGCCCTTTGGGCTCGCTTCTTTGTGGCTTTGGACTTTGTTTTCCTGCTCGACATCTTGTAGCTGtgtgaatcaaatttttaaaaaatgatatttcagTGAAATTTATACTTACTAACTTATATACTTTGGATTAATGTTTGTTACACAGTACAATGTGTGTTTAAAAAGGGAATGCATTCAAAATTCAATTCACACAACTAATCCATGTTTTAAGCCTTTGAGATGAACTGATAAAACCATACTACAACCTCAACATCAATTAACGTTTACTGACAAACAAAATTTTGCGTCGTCTGCAAAAGTTCAGCTCATAAAACTACAGCCATGATGTagataaatcaaaataataccAGCTTATAGCTGGTCAAAACAAAGATTTCTTTCTACTTACGTcgataaatgattttaaatctaATAAAGTTTGCTTTTTCTGAACGCAAATTCTCAGACGGGGAGGATATGACTAACAGAGAAGGATTGTTTTGGGCGAGTCATTCCATAAATTCCATTCTTGACCTGTTTCAAATCCGGAAATGATTTCCAAACTTCACTGTTTCTCAAAactatttacaattaaaaaatccCTCACTTGTATAAAGAATATGCTGACAACTTGAATACATATGTAGCTTGACAAATCATTTAAATCTACTTACAATCTACGTGCGAAAGAACACAGAAACCGGAAAAGTTCGAAAAAAAAGTTGGCTTTTTAAGACAGGAAGTCGGGTGTGAGATCGCACATGCGTAGTAATgtttattcccccccccccccccccacgtacCAAGAAGTctttaatattttgtgatacaatTAATCTGTTAATGGTCAATAGAATAATCTAATCGTATTATCTCTCTCAGATGATATATATGATCAACACTTTTGAGGCCTggatgaataaataattttttttaaaattcatgtaatatttctgtacaaaaattaaactCTGCCCACAACGTGAACTTGCCGGTCTAATAATGACTTCTCGGTTGATAGACTAggtttaacggttgtaaaccatagtttacggacagaaaacACTAGTTAACGACGATAATCTAaaacactgaaaacaaccatttgcgattgcaaaacaCAGTGTATCtgttaaaatattaacaaatctTAACTTTAGTTAACGAAtgcagatgtgaatctatatttatcagcaaagtCTTTTGTTTACGTTATTTGCAGACAAATACACTTAGAttatcattcgtaaactatagatTACAACAGTTGAATAtagttttacagatgaaaactatagttaTAGTAGATCGTTAATAATAGTTAACGAATCGTTAGTTATAGTTAACAGTTGATAAACCCAGTTTATCATCTGTGAAACTTTATTTAACGCCGCGTCCATCTACTgtcacatctgtaaaccattGTTAACGCTatcatctatgtttcagaagtgtaaaTTAAACTGTAATCAACACTGAAAACAACTATTTCCGATTGCAAAACATGatcatttttgataattatagtTTCACGATTGTTAAACTATGATTGACAactcttaactatagttaacgaatgtaaatCATAGTTTAACAAATGTGAATATATATTCATCagcaaaataaattgttaacgTTACTTGCAGACAGATAAACTCAGATTatcattcgttaactatagtttacaaccgttaaatatagttttgcatatgaaaactatagttaacgaatctTTAACTATAGTTTGCagtttgtaaactatagttaccagtcgataaacctaatttatcaaatgtgaaactatgtttagctcattttgcCATAGAGAACAAGTATTTGGAATTGCAAAACATAAGTTATCTGAAATATAGAttcacgattgtgaaactattGATTAACATCTTAACTCTAGAGTGTAAATTATAGTTATATACCTGTAGTAGCAAAGAATGATACTCACCTCTCCCTTGCGACATATACTCACTGAGTAAAATTACTTTAACAATTAAGCCAATATCAGATATCtccatttttctgtttttatttttacaatgcttttaataataaaataatgaaatttgagagtcagttgtagagttaaaagcaagatacagagcccataattctttgaaatgtaaacgtgccctgtttttgtttacataggtttaatatatctgtaataaatcttttttcaagctgattttgtaccttcttattcattttaagcataaatgaaCTGTTCTTATCGTCTTACACAATCATTTTACGTATAAAATGGgaattttcaaattaacattcaaaatgtaaacaaaatctttattttacatAGCAATTAATTGTAAGCTTATGACTCaatgaatgacactcaaatttcgatTGCCTATTtgaaatgccttactaaagcattgtaaacattaaattcggaaaaatattttttgatcaaaatcgtgaccacggCCCTTTAACCTAAAGATTTGCATTGCACGCATTTTTATTGCTTTCTTACACCTCTGACTGAGTGCTGACGAAGTCCATGCATTTTATTTCTACTTTAAAACGAAACTATAGGAGAAGGgttttgttatttacatttaacaTATCAAAGAGGAAAGGTTTTATTTCCATTAAATGTCACATTAATCTATGCGCACGTATTCTACGACAAGAAAATGTACAAGTTAGTGTTATCCGTTTTTATCAGGACGCATTTATTTTGCGAAAACCGTAGAGTAACATGGAAGACAGCGGCAAAGTTGTCGGTGTTTAACATctatttgtttacaatttcgcGGTCAACATGTCTCAAAAGTCGATTGAGGACACAATTATAGACGTCGTGAGGGATATTTTAGTAAGCAGCAATAATAAGAAATATGTCATACATTTAAACAGTGTTAGtccaacagaaaaataaaattctgagTCTAGTCGACGACAGAATTGTTGTTGGGACTATGAGAAACTTTCTCACCATTTCAATCGAGTTTATATGTAAAATCTCATTTTCATTATTAGAACATTGTATACTATTTGCATTCCATGAGTACTTGCAGAAGGGAATGTTCTTGATGCATAatttttgacattaattttattgataGTGACATGTACTGTTTTTGTACTTTATTGCATGGCTAGGCCACTGAGGCAGCCCTTTGATATGTTATtctattgaaaataatatatccTGTTTTGTACTTGTCAGCATGGCGAGGCAATTGAGGCAGCCCTGTGTTCTGTTATCTTGCACACAGAGGAGTCTCTACAATGGAAGAAAGAACACTGCTTCAACAGCCTCAAAACTGCCCTGGCTAATGTTCCCCAGGTAAGGTTAATCTCAGGAATGGTACAGGGGTGTCGGAAGGTATTTCGTATAGGGGTACCTTGTACATATTATGCAAAGTTGATTATAACTTAGAACTTGCTATTTGTCATCAAAGCTAAAgaatattctttatttctttactgCCGAGTCTATCTAATTAATGCCCTGTCAATTGTCAACACACACCAGAAACAGGTATATATACTCCCACTTTTGTTAGTGTTAATTCGCCGCTCCTCATTGAATGCAGATCACCTTTACCATCGCCACTCCAATGAACGCAGGTCGctgttataaaatttcattttaatcttgatatttgaaaaaaaatcatttttgggcaaaatttTTGGGGCGGAGGCCGCTGCCCCTGTTCCGACGCCCTTGTGGTATCATGTACTGCTAATTGAATTAAGTAAATGTTCTGGTTTACTAAGACAAGAACCTGTTCACAGTGTGACTGATTGGACATGTACTTGTGTCTCTTCTACAGGAAAGCCTGGACACTGCTCTGAAGTGTTACATCACACAGATCTACAACGTTCAGAACGCCAGCCGGGTGGAGCTCCTTCTGGACCTGTTGGAGGGGCTGGTGGAGTACAATGTAGTCCCTGCAAAGTAGGTCATCCCACTTAAActctcaaaaagtaggtcatcaCACTTAAAACAAAGTTACATCACAGAGTCCTTTCAGTGTAGGTAAAAATCCCTGGAACATATGTCATCATCCTGTCACGTAAATATGAAAGTAAAGTCAAGTAAATATGAAAAAGGATATGCATTTCAGTAAACAATCAAGTTCATACAaaatagttattattattagaaGAGTATATTCACTGCAAAGAAAGTCAATATTGACAATTCAACCATCCATAACTTATTATTTTATGCTTAAGAATTTATTCTGTATAACCTTACCCAGTGATCTAGATGAACTGGTGCTCACAGAATGCTTACATTTAGGCCTATTTGTGATGCTCTGTTGGACCATGAGCTGCTCAGCTACAACGCCAGCCTGATGTGGACCAAGACGTTTCAGCTGATGAGGAAAATCATCGGCGGAGTGGACTACAAGGTGCTGGATATTGTCTCAGAATTCATCAGAGATCATACTCTAAcaagatgaaattaaatatactgAGGTTTCAATAATATTCATGGGTATTAATtttgtggataaagtgaaaatcacagtttcaaggatgcATAAATTTGTGGctaatgatcctatcaatacaaaatgttagtagaaattacacttgaatgaacatttaattttttggataaacaaaacaacaaaaaccatGAAGATTGATGTTCAACGAAAactaatgaaaccacagtacaattataaataatttacttttaataatCTTGCTGTGATTGTATGGTATGAGTACTTTGTTGATTGGTACAGGGCTGTAGAGATTTACTTCGGGGCATCCTGGAGAAATGTCAGGGGATAAAGGAAGATGAGAATGTGTCCGTCATGCCAGATATTGACACCCCAGTCAACGTAAGTATCTCAGGCATCCTCATGGCCAATCAAGTGTGGATGTATATATTGGATGCTGACTGAGAATTGCAGAATATTCAGTGATTGATTATGTATAGAACAGAAATGAGTTGTCAGTGAAAACAGAGGAAAAGCAGTGAGAAATCTTATTTAATTTAATCACTTCTATATAGAAAAAAGTGTATAAATGATTTTCTCCTTTAGTTGGTGGCCCACATCTTGGATCGTAATGTTTGTTTTCTCCTTTAGTTGGTGGCCCACATCTTGGATCGTAATGTTTGTTTTCTCCTTTAGTTGGTGGCCCACATCTTGGATCGTAATGTTTGCTTGTTACCAGCGTATCTTGCAGTGAATGAAATCAACAAAGTCTGTCCCGAGGACAGGAAGTGGCCTCACTGGGTAAGtcatagaaatataaacaacCTGGTATGTCTGTGTGAAGatgttaatctatatttctATTCTTGAATAAAGACTGATATTTGGtggaatacttttttttcaaaaattagcctggatttgatttagcgcatGTCTGAATGTACCAttttatctacatatatattttacatttggtgATGTATTTGATTTAGTGGATGCCGTTTTCTGCCAAAaatgctaaatagaatacacagccaaatgtaatacgttta
This portion of the Magallana gigas chromosome 7, xbMagGiga1.1, whole genome shotgun sequence genome encodes:
- the LOC105318502 gene encoding myosin regulatory light polypeptide 9, with protein sequence MSSRKTKSKATKKRAQRATSNVFAMFDQAQIQEFKEAFNMIDQNRDGFIDKEDLADMLASLGKNPTDQYLDEMMNCAPGPINFTMFLTMFGEKLNGTDPEDVIKNAFACFDEDASGYINEDRLRDLLMTMGDRFTEDEVDEMFREAPLKNGMFDYVEFTRILKHGKKEEA